The region CAGATGTACTGCGGATACAATCGAATAAATCACGGCTGGCAAAATACCGTCCATGCGCCACCCATCAGCCCGACAGAAAACACATGCCACACGACATATCATATTTCTCTACTTTAAGCGCATGAAACCGCTTTACctctgctgtttttttttcccccaaattCCTTCATTgatataaaaagaaaactcgcGGCATCCTATCTGTCGATCCGCGCTGCTCACGATCAGCATTTTATTAACAAACGTCGCCAGCACGGCGGCGACCAGTCCGGCTGTGTGTGCCACGAGCCCCAGGCCAACCAGGCCAGGTCCAGGCATTATTTATCTACTTGCCTTCTACGTGAACCGCGTGTGATGGGGTTTGTAAATTCCGATTCTGACGTAAAGAAGAGGATCGTCCAGCATCCAGAATCGCGCACGCATCGAAGAAAACCCGCCCAAAAATTGCTATCTCGCCGTGGAAACGGGCCATGTGGATCATCGTACGAGCGTACGCTCGAAATTTGTTCGAGATCCAACGGGGCTGAAGATGAAGATCGGAATTTCCAGCTGCCCCCGAAACCACCACTgaccctcgctcgctcgctcgctcgccatgTCATTAATCTGTCAGGGCCACTTCAGCTGGCGCCAGGGAAGCGAGTGGAAGGTATTTGAAGTTCCCGagttcgtttgattttgttttatgaacaCGTGGTCCACACCGCGGACCGACCCCTTGTCGTCGATCCTTCCAAAGCATTTGATCATCGCTAGACTATATTCTTCAATAGGGCTGATCGGTTGAGGCAGGATTTCGGAAAATGCGTTCAAAAGACGAGGTTCAAGTGGCCGAGTGTCCCGATAACCCTGACAAGTGCGGAatggtttgttgattttccatcTTGCAATAACACGCGCCGCGATCGCGCGATACTCCACAAAGGACGATGATCGTACACCATCAAGGCACCGCAACTGCGTCGCTACCATCATGGCCAAGGTGTGAAAAGGAATTTGTCCGTGAGCAGGCGCCAGCGGTGTGCAGTGGAAGCGCTTTTGGGGCGATTTGTCAACAGACATGCAGCACCCGCCGTCGTCACCGACACCCGGCGTTCCCATAATTAACCACTTCCGACGATCCTCAGTTGACAACACCGCACGCACGGTGAATGGGGGTGAGCTGGTTGGGGGCAGGATaaagggaaaaataaaatcataagCATGCTGGCGCCATGCTACGCTCTCACACAAGTATTAATGGCGTCGATTAAGCCGCGGCTTTAGCTTGTTCCTTAATGCCCGCGTTGGCAGCGACTGGCGGCCACGCAGTCAAGCTTTCAAGAATTTCCCGCAGAGTTAGGAAAACGGCGAAGCGGATAAAAATGACGCATGTCActtcccgtttttcttcgtGTCGCTTTTGGTCTTTGCGAATGTCGCTGAAAAGTGTAAATTATCCATCGCCTAGGTAGATCGAAGGAATTTCCTTCCTACGAATCTTCTGGACACACGCTCAGCTGGAACGCAATATACTCGGAAGAAATTGGGTCACCGGATCGGTCTCGGGAGCTCGGGAGTAACGCTATTTATCTTTCCGCTTTTTGCGGTGCGCAAATGGACCTGGACCAAGATATATAGGCCTTGGCCATAACTTTTCCTCTTGAATCGATAGAGACGTTCGCTGTTGCAGCTGTTTTTTAGTTTCTTTCCTTTTATGAAAATAGTTACACAGTGGACGTGCCGTTATTGAAATAGTATCATTGATTGGTGTTCTCGAGCTGACCAGTGGTTTGGATTAGTCGTCGTCGAAAACTGttattcatcttcatcacgTTGTCGACCCTATCGCATCAGCACGCCGCACACGTGCATTATATGAGATCGTTTTGCAccgacgttttttttcttcttcttctcctcccccACCTCTGCTGTCCGATGATTAATTGGATCCATTTTTTCAAAGGAATTTTcaatctgcacacttttccGAACCGTAGCCGTACGTttcgtcgtttgttttgtgtatcTTGTTGTGTTGGGTGTTTCTTGGGgatgtttaaacatttttccctcttccctGTCCCGAGACGATAAAGACAGATTAAATTGGCAAGCCAATGGTACACACTCTGTTGCTGCCCTCTtggcctggggggggggggggggggggggggggggtggaataACGGTCCCGGAGCGAATGTCGCGCCCGAGATTGTATTTGGATGTCGCAACAGGTGCTCGTCGATGGAGGGATATTATTTTGTCACGCTCGGCCGCGGATCCTTGTCGCCAGGAGCAGGATTTGATGACTATTTTTGAAATTTGCCTCACACATTTTTGCGGACCAATAAGTGTGCCGCAAGTTATTGTTTTTCATCGCAACGGCTCCTCGGCGTTGCCAGAGTGGATTGACCGAAGGAATTCCAGACACGTTGATCGCGGTCAAGCGAaagaatgtttgaaaaaatcTACTAAAACAACATAGCAGGCCGGTGACAAATTGATATCTATAGACCTCAAAAAGGGCATACATCGTTGCGATTGATGGTGACTTGGGCACAGAGCTGGCAATACGTTAGTCATCAGAGAGCGGGgacgatattttttttctccgtaaCACATCAATCACTCCTATTTTTACTATTTACAGCGGCTTGTTACGCCCATTCGGGCCATAGTgttgagcaaacaaacagatcATAAAACCTCCATCAAGCGCAGATGCACCAACCTTGAAATAGTTTTAATGACCTGCCAGAAACTTGCATTCTGCAGCGATGCACTGAAACACACACTGAACTATAGGGCACCAACACCTTCGCGTTTTGGGCaggaaaaattaataattttcttGGCAAACACACGCGATCGACCTATAGAAGGTGGGCAGAGCAATGGAGGGCGACAAAAGGATGCAATTTTCAGATGACCGTAACGAAAACGAATGCAGTTTTACGAGCCGCGGTGGCCTTACACCCACGATTCTCAATAACGTACGTATAGTTCGGTTTGGTATAGCGAGAGGCTGCATAGTGTCAACTAATTTCATGCCCTTGATTTTGTCCACTTACGGAGAACGGAGGGAAATGACCGGGTACCATACGCTCCCACAGGGTCAGATGATgcagtttatttatttttattttttctcttaCAACAAAACGTGCACAGCTAGGCATATAGCTCCTGTGCAAATATCTCAGTGAATCATTTTGGCTCCGGAATGGCTGGAATGCATGGAATGCAAAATAACATCTAGGCTCGCAATTGTTTACAACATATTGCCCATGGGAACATCGTTGTGGTAAGGGAAAAAGTGTGTCAGCCATTTGATCGATGGGCTGgaatttttgtatttttaaaatggagaaaacaaaacccgcGATAAACACCTctaccgtcgtcatcgccgttggTGCCGCCGCTACGGTGTTTTAATGAATGAACTGCTGACGCGGTGGTTGTGTTGTATCATAGGCCCGTTTTGGCTAGCTGTGCTCTAAACATACCGGCCCGATCGGCGTTGTAAACACTATATTCGATCGGCGGTTTAATCATCGCCACTATTTTCGGGTGACCACGTTGGGAGGGAGTTTCCCGACGCAAACACGGTGTGCTCTCGCAGTGCGTCACACAGCTAAAGGGATGTGGGTGTGTTCCGCAGTCGAGGGAGCGTCTGAAGCATACCATAAAAGGTGTTGTTTACGTAAGACGATTTCCAAGGGatttcctcgctcgctgccgcTTAGTGGCTGCCAGAAGACAAGGTTGGGGATACATCAAAAAGCGAAAATAGAAATCAATCGTCAATGATTCGCACGGGCCTGCGGTTTAGTGCATTATTTTATCACGCTGATTCCTGAGGATTTTAAATCACCACCTTCAGAATGCTTTAGAATGCAGAAGGAGTGATTGCGGCTGCCACAATTTCTTGTACTTTGTGCTTAGTTAAATTTTAATATCCGCTGGCCCGACCAACTCGCGATGTTAACGAAAAACCGTTATTTTTTAAAAGCAATCCTGCTTGAAATAATGAACTCAGCAGCTCAGCAGCTCAGCAGGGACAAACAGCATAAACGTCAAAAaggtcttcttcttcttcttcgaaaaaaagagtttgtttttcctccggCAAAACGCGGCCTCACGGCGGTATTTTTCAGGGTTTTCAAATTCTACCTTTTCCCTGCTTTTTCCTTATCAATCTTAGCGTATGGTGGTGCTCAACTGCCGGCCTGTGTTTGCTGATTAGGCGGAAATCGCTTCCCCTTGTGCTTGTGAAGAATCTGTCGCATTCCGAATCGCTGTTCAAAAATGGAAGACGAAAAAAGCCGTCGATCGAAATCCCCAGCGGAAAAGAGTAAGTACAGCCAGTTCTGCGATACAATGCACGATTCTCACTTACATTCCATCCGGTTGGTGTAGGTTCCAAGAAGAAGAGTGATCGTAAGTCTCGCAGTCGCAGCGTGAGTCGCACCGAAAAACGCCGCAGCCCCTCCCGCAGTCCCAGTTACCGCCGTCGACATGCCGGTGGCGGCTCGAGCCGGAAGCGCTCCCGAAGTCCGTTACCGTTTCGACCGCGACGTCGCTCGCCGGATCGCGGCATGCAGCGACGACATGGGCGGCGTGGGAGACGTACGCCGTCCCCGGGGATGGGCGGCGGTATGGGAATGGGCCAGCAGCGGATGATGGGCGACGGTGGGGCTAGTGGCGGCTACATGCAAATGCCCATGGAGATGTACGATCCGTCCTGCTACGGATACGATAACAACGGTGGTTACATGGGCAACGTTATGGGTGGGTACGGCTACGATTACGGTCAGGCGGCCGGAGCGTATGGCACGATGATGGATCCCTCGCAGGGTATGATGATGGTATCAACCGGTACGGAGTTCGATCAATCGGCATGGGGCCAGGTTCCGGTTCAGCCTGTCATACAGGAgacggaggaagagaagcgcaAACGTGAAGGTAAGTCAAATCATTACGCTCCAGTGCATACGGGACTAATTTGGTAACATTTCCATCTCCATGGCGACACTCGGTACAGCCGCAATTACGTTCGAGCTGCTGAATCAACGAGCGGCACTGAAAAAGCAGCGTGACGACTACAAGCGGCGCGCAGGGGCACTCAAGCGTGAACTGAAAACGCTGAAACAACAACGGTCGGACCTGAGCTCGGGCCGTGAACCACCCTCCCCAACGACGAATAATTTCATCAAAGAAAACGACAAACTACAGGTAGGTGTCAGCAATGCGAGCGGCACATTCCGTACACTCGGCTACTAGATCTTGATTTCTAGATCGTCCTAGAGTTAAGCTACTCCGGCTGTATTACTGTAGTATAGCAGAAAATGCAAACcaggacacacacaaaaaaaatgcaatcccTTATTTCCCATCCCTTATCCAGCGCCTTCCTACCCTCTTtactttccgtttccgataTTGCTCGTGGAACGGGCAtccaaaagcagaagaagaagaagttttcTCTATTTCTCCACTTTTCCCACAGCCTTTGATTGATGATCATAGATGAacatgaaaaagagagagagagaaagatgggaTTGCAAATTGCATCACTGGCGTGTGTGCAATTGTGTCCTCGCACACTTGGGCCATGGGCAGCCACCGAATGCGTCGCTCTGTAAACTACCGACCTAGGCGGAAGGCTTTCTGTACGAGTTCGGCCCTGTACGGAGTGCGCAGTTGTTCCCACTCCCATCGGCATCCGGATAATGTGCATTTCGATGTTTGTAAAGACATTTGTTAAAGCAGCATGTAATTTGAAGAGATTGGTCCAACAATTCGATGATTCGTAGCATAGCGACAGACCTTTTCATTGCTTCCTTTGGTACGCGCGACGAGTGCCAAAAAGTTTGTCGTTTCGAGCACGCTTCAGATTACATCTGCTTCCCGAGAACGGAAAATGTAAACTAGTATTTAAGAACAAAGTTGGCGCAGTAACGCCTGTAAGCCGTTACCACGATCCTGTCGATCCTGCTGTCTGGAGATGTACCGATGCTGATCGATTCCCGATGGTCCTGGCTCCCCCACGAAAACGATACTGCTGTGAAGCCGCTGacgaaatgtaaaaaagaacCCTCACCAAACTCATGCTCATCTGTATCGCTTCACCCTTCCCTCATCGCCTTCATCGATCATCAGTCAGCGGCAATGAACAGTTTGTGCCAGATTTGTAGATTCTCCCATGCCTGCGGTGATGCGGCATTTCACCGGATAGTGATAGTCACGTCCTAATCGAATACGATTCTTTCCACCTCTACGATGGACTGACCGTCCGTCCGATGTGATACGATGAGCAGGAAAACTATGTAGCATCCAACCTACACCTCCTGAGTAGCTGAAAGCTGCGTTAACCGGCGGCGGCTCGACGGTCCCACCGGTTCATCCGCGTGCATTCCATAGTGATGCGCATCCCGTACTCAGAGTGTTCTACTTTTGGTTAGGAATCGGATGGAAGAAAGGTTTTAAACGCAACTACGAAACCCTCCCAACCCTGGTCGGTCAAGTGCGAGTACTGATTGAATCtggtttgtcctttttttctcttctcgctctctgtgtgcgcgtCTCGTCATCTCGCTGTCCTCCGCCATAACAGTCGCAAATCGTCAGCAAGATCAGTACGATCGAAAACGTGATCGATATGCTGGATGGGATAATAGCGAAAGACAAAACGCCCTCTcctccaccgttgccaccgggGGCTACTGTACCATCGCTGCCTACGATTCCTGATCCCAGCCTTCCGCAAGCATCGACCGCGGAGGACCGCGAAACcagcgatgccgatggtggacGCCGTAAAGCTGGTGAAAGACGAGATTCGGAATCGCCATCGCCGGaacggttgaaaaatgaagtCCTCGAAAGCATGCAGGCACGTGGTAAACGCAGAAATTCCGACAAACGGTATGGATACTCAAGAAAttgcttctttccttcctgttGTTTATGATCGATTCTGTCATACTGTTTTCTCACTCAGTCATCCTGACCATTCCgagggaagaaagaagaaatcaCCCTTCAACTATGTGCACTACGATCCAGAGTTGCACTGGTGTGCACCGTGCAACGTGTTTCCCAAGACGGCAAAGGAGTACTTGTTGCACCTGCACACAGCAGAGCATCGTCGCGCTGTTGGCAACGAAGACAATGCGAAAGAGCAGGCTCCGTGGCGCGATGAGCTGGACACTGAAGACACGATGGTAAATCCGGAAGCTCCAACCAAGCGTACACCTATACGTGGCCTACAGTTCTTTGTACCCGCATCGGCCTGGTACTGTAAGCTGTGCCACGTTTGGATGGGCGATATGAACTGCGCCTCGTGGCACTGGAAATCACAAACgcatgccgaagcatacgggGTAAGATATTTTactctcctccttttcccttATCATTTCGAATGGAAATCAAATTCGAATGCATTATTCTTTCTAGAAATACATTGACGGTCACTCTAACTATGAAATCGATTGGATGTCCAATCGGCAAAAGGCTTACGAAAGCGCCACTCCAGCGGACGGAGCTGGAGACGTTGCAGATGGGGAAATACCGgccccaccgccaccaccaacggcagaGGAGCTAAAGGAACCATTTGAAAGCAATGTCGACAGCTtgatggaaccaccaccgccagtttCGTTTGATTTAACCGATCTCAGCGAGGGACACGGTAGAAAGGGATCGCTGAatgagaagaaagaagagtcaccggtgccaccaccgccatcgatatcaacaaaaaaggcaaagaaaaagaaatcacgTAAAGAGGAGcgtagagaaaagaaaaaaaagaagcgctcGAAGAAGCGTAAAAAGGCAGCGGCCTCATCGAGCTCCTCGTCCAGTAGTTCCGATTCGAGCGATTCAGATtcggattccgattccgagcaGGACAGTAAAGCTAGCCCGAAGGATGAGAACAATTTCCATCCAACGGCCGACACGATTCAAGCTGCCGTACGTAACATGTTCAAGGAGAAGGATGTGAACGCGGAAGTGGTGGCGGCCGtcgcggtggctgctgcagctgccgctgctgtcaAGCCACCGGTTACTGCTGAAACTTCTGCCTCGCAGAATGTGGATGCTAATCTAGGTATGTAACATGTTTATTACATTCTGCGCCTTTCTAGAAACGAGTTGTATATCTCGTCTGTTTGTTTCCTTGCGTAGGTAAGTGGACAGTCGTTCATCCAGCGCAGGAGAAAAAGTTCATCGAAGAGCCAGTGACGATCGCAGAGAAACCACCATCGACGTTAGGTGCAAGTGTGCCTTCCGCTCATGGCAAAGATAGGAAGGAATCGGTTGAACGTGGCCATGATGACGATCGTGGTGGTCGGGATCGTGATAGAGATCGTGATAGGCGCAGCATGGATCGTCGTGATCGTAGAAACCGCCGCGATAGTCCTGTGGATAGTCGTCGTGATAGGGACCGTGGGCGTCGCAACGACTATCGTGATCACCGTGACCGTCGTGATCGACGTCGAAGCAGATCCAGAGGACGTCGAAGTCGCAGCGGTAGCGGTGGGTACGGTGGTAGCAGGCGATTCCGCCGAAGATCATACTCGCGCTCACGTTCAAGGTCGCGATCCCGCAGCCGCTCCCGATCGGGCCGGCGTGTGATTGAGAAACCGGTAGTCAACTTTCCACCCGAATCGCGTGCCGCAAAGGCGGACAAAAAGTCGCAAAAGCAGCCATCCAAATCGAACCATTCTTCGGAGAAGGGCAGTGGACGATCAAGTAGTGACCGGAAGGATAAATCGGGCAAATCTACCTCCAGCAAGGGCAGCAGTGCTACTGGCACGGACAAGGGAACTACTACT is a window of Anopheles aquasalis chromosome 2, idAnoAquaMG_Q_19, whole genome shotgun sequence DNA encoding:
- the LOC126572655 gene encoding zinc finger matrin-type protein CG9776-like isoform X1 codes for the protein MEDEKSRRSKSPAEKSSKKKSDRKSRSRSVSRTEKRRSPSRSPSYRRRHAGGGSSRKRSRSPLPFRPRRRSPDRGMQRRHGRRGRRTPSPGMGGGMGMGQQRMMGDGGASGGYMQMPMEMYDPSCYGYDNNGGYMGNVMGGYGYDYGQAAGAYGTMMDPSQGMMMVSTGTEFDQSAWGQVPVQPVIQETEEEKRKREAAITFELLNQRAALKKQRDDYKRRAGALKRELKTLKQQRSDLSSGREPPSPTTNNFIKENDKLQSQIVSKISTIENVIDMLDGIIAKDKTPSPPPLPPGATVPSLPTIPDPSLPQASTAEDRETSDADGGRRKAGERRDSESPSPERLKNEVLESMQARGKRRNSDKRHPDHSEGRKKKSPFNYVHYDPELHWCAPCNVFPKTAKEYLLHLHTAEHRRAVGNEDNAKEQAPWRDELDTEDTMVNPEAPTKRTPIRGLQFFVPASAWYCKLCHVWMGDMNCASWHWKSQTHAEAYGKYIDGHSNYEIDWMSNRQKAYESATPADGAGDVADGEIPAPPPPPTAEELKEPFESNVDSLMEPPPPVSFDLTDLSEGHGRKGSLNEKKEESPVPPPPSISTKKAKKKKSRKEERREKKKKKRSKKRKKAAASSSSSSSSSDSSDSDSDSDSEQDSKASPKDENNFHPTADTIQAAVRNMFKEKDVNAEVVAAVAVAAAAAAAVKPPVTAETSASQNVDANLGKWTVVHPAQEKKFIEEPVTIAEKPPSTLGASVPSAHGKDRKESVERGHDDDRGGRDRDRDRDRRSMDRRDRRNRRDSPVDSRRDRDRGRRNDYRDHRDRRDRRRSRSRGRRSRSGSGGYGGSRRFRRRSYSRSRSRSRSRSRSRSGRRVIEKPVVNFPPESRAAKADKKSQKQPSKSNHSSEKGSGRSSSDRKDKSGKSTSSKGSSATGTDKGTTTTKKLPFIGRMPVFKKQQADANAKKEEAAAAAAAAVVTPEAASPVTALPITPAVAQFAAAAAAARAANQAQSYLVPTVGSGNNSNDATMYAQADPTQQQMEYGMEMAAEVDPYQYAALQMATVADPTATVETLEMAVEANVGEQTHVQMEGDGVEQAETAAPLQDENDPDAYITAEGGEVPLPKDLQAALDMIYDGGEKPKPADVIAKEAAAAAAAAAAAAAAAAKPPELEPSPMDQQAAIAASMGVTMMMDHDQPHMIVPEAIEMYNQQYALEYGVHPAAYHAAVAAAAAGGVGMLGMGGVVGTEMQYAEDESQNQPLDNMMYNAIHAQATGSAAMMHAAHQQMIAAGQLDPNAAAYAMAMASGTAGYTTEMMAAQQATVDMVEGDDQLMVSNEATLTTELTENVAEDTEAAAEDTEAVETVDDDAGTADDAVATEGDVYTTEDTAVSGYEVQSSEAIEADSESNEKVDQNDEASSEEADQEETQQSNSTDEDTDDKSNVVDAPHQASADDNEGTNHSWLDLPQDENTATSVPRDGQEYEDASEEQYSQRGEDTADSSEQDTRGGYEYAVTSEQENDDRYDPAVGSDPDDASSKEMFDESSVEPTTQSLLDNMVTDTMVQYTIGNDLTDENSNDS
- the LOC126572655 gene encoding zinc finger matrin-type protein CG9776-like isoform X2, with the translated sequence MLDGIIAKDKTPSPPPLPPGATVPSLPTIPDPSLPQASTAEDRETSDADGGRRKAGERRDSESPSPERLKNEVLESMQARGKRRNSDKRHPDHSEGRKKKSPFNYVHYDPELHWCAPCNVFPKTAKEYLLHLHTAEHRRAVGNEDNAKEQAPWRDELDTEDTMVNPEAPTKRTPIRGLQFFVPASAWYCKLCHVWMGDMNCASWHWKSQTHAEAYGKYIDGHSNYEIDWMSNRQKAYESATPADGAGDVADGEIPAPPPPPTAEELKEPFESNVDSLMEPPPPVSFDLTDLSEGHGRKGSLNEKKEESPVPPPPSISTKKAKKKKSRKEERREKKKKKRSKKRKKAAASSSSSSSSSDSSDSDSDSDSEQDSKASPKDENNFHPTADTIQAAVRNMFKEKDVNAEVVAAVAVAAAAAAAVKPPVTAETSASQNVDANLGKWTVVHPAQEKKFIEEPVTIAEKPPSTLGASVPSAHGKDRKESVERGHDDDRGGRDRDRDRDRRSMDRRDRRNRRDSPVDSRRDRDRGRRNDYRDHRDRRDRRRSRSRGRRSRSGSGGYGGSRRFRRRSYSRSRSRSRSRSRSRSGRRVIEKPVVNFPPESRAAKADKKSQKQPSKSNHSSEKGSGRSSSDRKDKSGKSTSSKGSSATGTDKGTTTTKKLPFIGRMPVFKKQQADANAKKEEAAAAAAAAVVTPEAASPVTALPITPAVAQFAAAAAAARAANQAQSYLVPTVGSGNNSNDATMYAQADPTQQQMEYGMEMAAEVDPYQYAALQMATVADPTATVETLEMAVEANVGEQTHVQMEGDGVEQAETAAPLQDENDPDAYITAEGGEVPLPKDLQAALDMIYDGGEKPKPADVIAKEAAAAAAAAAAAAAAAAKPPELEPSPMDQQAAIAASMGVTMMMDHDQPHMIVPEAIEMYNQQYALEYGVHPAAYHAAVAAAAAGGVGMLGMGGVVGTEMQYAEDESQNQPLDNMMYNAIHAQATGSAAMMHAAHQQMIAAGQLDPNAAAYAMAMASGTAGYTTEMMAAQQATVDMVEGDDQLMVSNEATLTTELTENVAEDTEAAAEDTEAVETVDDDAGTADDAVATEGDVYTTEDTAVSGYEVQSSEAIEADSESNEKVDQNDEASSEEADQEETQQSNSTDEDTDDKSNVVDAPHQASADDNEGTNHSWLDLPQDENTATSVPRDGQEYEDASEEQYSQRGEDTADSSEQDTRGGYEYAVTSEQENDDRYDPAVGSDPDDASSKEMFDESSVEPTTQSLLDNMVTDTMVQYTIGNDLTDENSNDS